In the Brassica napus cultivar Da-Ae chromosome A7, Da-Ae, whole genome shotgun sequence genome, one interval contains:
- the BNAA07G09370D gene encoding uncharacterized protein BNAA07G09370D, whose translation MSWMKGDLLSKTRRLVGGLATREPVWLKAMEASPPPVFPRSNGNLKKIVLPEDPYVRRFSRKHPEAKLVDPNKASAFIPDPARVYGCRVLELTKNGISEDDAMSVANMEYLAERKEKKKAYKRLKELAVLQDKSPPPKPYLSTKKEMQIQEKKAPADPPSVRRLVNQLKQQKDVLLQDKPGGSANQDHWIDE comes from the exons ATGTCATGGATGAAAGGAGATTTACTTTCAAAAACCAGGAGGCTTGTTGGTGGACTCGCTACAAGAGAGCCCGTTTGGCTTAAAGCCATGGAAGC GTCACCTCCTCCTGTATTTCCTCGCTCtaatgggaacctcaagaaGATTGTCCTCCCTGAAGATCCCTACGTTCGTAGATTCTCCCGTAAGCATCCTGAAGCCAAACTCGTCGACCCCAACAA GGCTTCGGCGTTTATTCCAGATCCAGCACGCGTATATGGTTGCCGGGTCCTTGAACTGACCAAGAATGGCATCAGCGAGGATGACGCCATGTCTGTAGCTAAT ATGGAGTATCTTGCGGagagaaaggaaaagaagaaagcATACAAACGCCTAAAGGAGCTTGCTGTACTGCAAGACAAGTCTCCTCCTCCTAAACCGTATCTTAGTACCAAAAAAGAGATGCAAATCCAAGAGAAGAAAGCACCTGCGGATCCTCCTAGCGTCCGCAGGCTAGTCAACCAGTTGAAACAGCAGAAAGATGTGTTGCTTCAGGATAAACCTGGAGGTAGTGCTAATCAGGATCATTGGATCGACGAATAG
- the LOC111199234 gene encoding B3 domain-containing protein REM17-like produces the protein CLVQNIPVAFFSTHIKGRNDHIKIAKLRTDASDKTWKVKMDGSKFTDGWEDFAVAHDLRVGDITVFRHEGEMVFHVTALGPSFCEIQYTSSHNINDDTHDQTNNIGILFFKREEEKSEEESETTGEYKTLVYSFICIFICIVCLTLVYNVGVLQYLGREFVTSNGLNKGCSEIVLKNEGGGRWTLPLKHYKSINHTYLGPGWTTFCQVNGIKAEDAFMFKLVRTGEKPVLCLCPEESSHRDKTPVECLEDSDDVNPLSSSSKSKESKEESLGDKRASSSYSEDRFLTLTLTQKAVKRYQLVKIINKSALRLSVILVIFSAKIKSLCSFFRWVSRRGMTIPVAFFLKHVQGRNDHIKIAKLTTDASDKTWTVKMDALKLTHGWEDFALAHDLRVGDMIVFRHEGELVFHVTTMGPSCCEIQYTHNINHNHTNNIIESSSSDNSLFVAKVSASNLRLDRLYLPMSFARTNGLDKMSGEEIILLNGEGRSWSFKLKHDKSDMHTFIRPGWRRFCAENGMSHGHYTLKLVRNSGPPVIKLCGQVHNRPKPVPVVSSLHHSCFVGSVTSNSLKTDKLYLGKKFVIENGLDRGCSEMVLKNEWGGRWSLALRFYESAYQTYLGPGWRTFCQVNEIKVGDSFKFKLVGTGDNPVLLLCTRKTPLECPEESSGSDTSSGDDSSEPQESEEESLGDKNISQ, from the exons TGTTTGGTGCAGAACATTCCTGTAGCTTTCTTCTCGACGCACATCAAAGGAAGAAACGACCACATCAAGATTGCGAAACTGAGAACAGATGCGTCTGATAAAACTTGGAAAGTGAAGATGGACGGCTCGAAGTTCACTGATGGATGGGAAGATTTTGCAGTTGCTCATGATCTCAGAGTTGGTGACATAACCGTTTTCAGACATGAAGGAGAAATGGTGTTTCATGTCACAGCTTTGGGACCAAGTTTCTGTGAGATTCAGTATACATCATCCCACAACATCAATGACGATACTCATGATCAGACCAACAATATTGGTATACTTTTT TTCAAGAGAGAAGAGGAAAAGAGTGAAGAAGAATCCGAAACCA CTGGTGAATACAAAACTTTGGTTTATTcctttatttgtatatttatatgcATTGTGTGTTTGACTCTTGTGTATAACGTTGGCGTTTTACAGTATCTTGGGAGGGAGTTTGTGACTTCAAATGGTCTAAACAAAGGATGCAGTGAGATAGTTTTAAAGAATGAAGGTGGAGGAAGATGGACTTTACCTTTGAAACAttacaaatcaatcaaccatacTTATCTAGGACCAGGCTGGACCACATTCTGTCAAGTAAACGGGATCAAAGCTGAAGATGCCTTCATGTTTAAACTGGTTAGAACCGGGGAGAAGCCTGTTCTTTGTTTGTGCCCTGAAGAATCATCCCACCGTGACAAAACGCCAGTAGAGTGTCTAGAAGATAGTGATGATGTGAATCCTCTCTCCTCTAGTAGCAAGTCCAAAGAAAGTAAAGAGGAGAGTCTTGGAGACAAGAGAGCTTCATCTTCATATAGTGAAGACCGATTTTTGACATTAACTCTTACACAAAAAGCTGTTAAACGCTATCAACTGGTGAAGATCATAAACAAGTCTGCTTTAAGGTTGTCCGTTATACTTGTTATATTTAGTGCTAAAATCAAATCTTTGTGCAGTTTCTTCCGATGGGTTTCGCGAAGAGGAATG ACCATTCCTGTAGCTTTCTTCTTGAAGCACGTCCAAGGAAGAAACGACCATATCAAAATTGCCAAACTGACAACAGATGCGTCCGATAAGACTTGGACAGTGAAGATGGACGCCTTGAAACTCACCCATGGATGGGAAGATTTTGCACTCGCGCATGATCTCAGAGTTGGTGACATGATCGTTTTCAGACATGAAGGAGAACTAGTGTTTCACGTCACAACAATGGGACCAAGTTGCTGCGAGATTCAGTATACTCACAACATCAATCATAATCATACCAACAACATCATTGAGTCTTCTTCATCAGATAATTCTCTTTTTGTAGCAAAAGTCTCAGCCTCGAATCTAAGATTAGATCGACTG TATTTGCCAATGAGCTTTGCGAGGACAAACGGTTTGGACAAAATGAGCGGTGAGGAAATCATTCTTCTTAACGGAGAAGGAAGATCATGGAGTTTTAAATTGAAACACGACAAGTCAGACATGCATACTTTTATCAGACCTGGTTGGAGAAGATTCTGCGCTGAAAATGGGATGAGCCATGGTCACTATACATTGAAACTCGTCCGAAACTCTGGACCACCGGTTATTAAGTTGTGCGGCCAAGTGCATAATCGACCAAAACCAGTTCCAGTAGTATCTTCATTACACCATTCTTGTTTTGTGGGATCTGTCACTTCTAATAGCCTCAAAACTGATAAACTG TATCTTGGGAAGAAGTTTGTGATAGAAAATGGTCTAGATAGAGGATGCAGTGAGATGGTTTTGAAGAATGAATGGGGAGGAAGATGGAGTTTAGCTTTGAGATTCTATGAATCAGCCTACCAGACTTATCTTGGACCAGGCTGGAGAACTTTCTGTCAAGTAAACGAGATCAAAGTTGGAGATTCCTTCAAGTTTAAACTGGTTGGAACAGGGGACAATCCTGTTCTCTTGTTGTGCACTAGAAAAACGCCATTAGAATGTCCAGAAGAGAGTAGTGGTTCAGATACTAGCAGCGGAGATGATAGTAGCGAACCCCAAGAAAGTGAAGAGGAGAGTCTTGGAGACAAGAACATCTCACAGTAG
- the LOC106358097 gene encoding mediator of RNA polymerase II transcription subunit 10b-like has translation MEPGQNTSAAGIGGSNGTTTMGYQTNDGTATASEDSKENLNQVINSIQKTLGLLHQLHLTVSSFTPASQLHLLQRLNSLVSELNSMTKLSEKCNIQVPMEVLSLIDDGKNPDEFTRDVINSCVARNQVTKGKTDAFKDLRKHILEELEETFPDEVDKYREIRAASAAEAKRVVAQSQSVLPNGDAKVKSEL, from the exons ATGGAACCAGGACAGAACACAAGCGCAGCAGGTATTGGTGGAAGCAATGGTACAACTACGATGGGATATCAAACCAATGATGGAACTGCCACTGCGTCTGAAGATTCAAAGGAGAATCTGAACCAAGTCATAAACTCGATTCAGAAGACTTTGGGACTCCTTCATCAGTTACACCTTACTGTCTCCTCTTTCACGCCCGCTTCTCAGCTTCATCTCCTCCAGCGCCT CAATTCTCTGGTGTCGGAGCTGAATAGCATGACTAAGTTGTCCGAGAAATGCAACATTCAAGTCCCCATGGAAGTTCtaag CTTGATTGATGATGGGAAGAACCCGGACGAGTTTACAAGGGATGTTATTAATAGCTGCGTTGCCAGGAATCAAGTTACAAAGGGCAAGACTGATGCTTTCAAG gATTTGAGAAAACATATACTGGAGGAGCTTGAAGAGACTTTCCCTGATGAAGTTGATAAGTATAGAGAGATCCGTGCTGCTTCTGCCGCT GAAGCAAAACGGGTGGTGGCTCAATCGCAAAGTGTGTTACCCAATGGGGATGCCAAGGTCAAGAGCGAGCTATAA
- the LOC125576495 gene encoding uncharacterized protein LOC125576495 has translation MALRLTSLKRAAAESCRIFQTRSLSHVASMPPPLNSAIDRAISMPPLISPEFDQNQNQNQPGSIDEKSFGFGSPNFGFGGSMELMAVPKKKVSKHKRGIRNGPKALKPVPVIIRCRSCGRVKLPHFFCCSGERGNPTEQGN, from the exons ATGGCGTTGAGACTGACATCGCTAAAACGCGCCGCCGCTGAGTCATGCCGCATCTTCCAAACCCGAAGTTTGAGCCACGTCGCCTCAATGCCTCCGCCTTTGAACAGCGCCATCGATCGAGCCATTTCTATGCCGCCGCTGATTTCGCCTGAGTTcgatcagaatcagaatcagaatcaaCCGGGTTCGATCGACGAGAAGAGCTTCGGATTTGGGAGTCCTAATTTCGGCTTCGGTGGATCCATGGAGCTAATGGCTGTCCCCAAGAAGAAG GTTTCTAAACACAAGAGAGGGATACGAAATGGGCCTAAGGCTCTTAAGCCTGTTCCTGTCATCATCCGTTGCAG GAGTTGCGGGAGAGTTAAGCTGCCACATTTCTTCTGTTGCAGCGGTGAGCGGGGAAACCCTACTGAGCAAGGCAATTAG
- the LOC106356355 gene encoding vesicle transport v-SNARE 12, with protein sequence MSEVFEGYERQYCELSTNLSRKCHSASLLSHGEEKKEKLVEIKSGMDEADVLIRKMDLEARSLQPSAKAVCLSKLREYKSDLNQLKKEFKRVSSPDANQSTRQELMESGMADVHAVSADQSGRLAMSMERLDQSSDRIRESRRLMLETEEVGISVVENLSQQRQTLLHAHSKLQGVDDAIDKSKKVLTAMSRRMTRNKWIVGSVIVALILAIILIISYKLSH encoded by the exons ATGAGCGAGGTATTTGAAGGGTACGAGCGACAGTACTGCGAGCTCTCAACCAATCTCTCCAGAAAATGTCATTCTGCCTCGCTTCTCTCCCACGGAG aagagaagaaggagaagcttGTTGAGATTAAGTCTGGAATGGACGAAGCTGATGTCTTG ATCCGGAAAATGGATCTTGAGGCAAGAAGTTTGCAGCCGAGTGCTAAAGCTGTGTGTCTTTCTAAACTAAGAGAGTATAAATCTGATCTGAACCAACTGAAGAAGGAGTTCAAACGAGTGTCTTCCCCAGATGCTAACCAATCTACACGTCAAGAACTTATGGAATCTGGAATGGCTGATGTGCATGCG GTATCAGCTGATCAGAGTGGGAGATTGGCAATGTCAATGGAGAGGCTTGACCAATCAAGCGACAGAATCAGGGAGAGTAGAAGACTAATGCTGGAGACAGAAGAGGTTGGCATCTCAGTTGTTGAGAATCTCAGTCAGCAACGCCAAACCCTCCTTCACGCTCACTCTAAG CTTCAGGGTGTGGATGATGCCATTGACAAGAGCAAGAAAGTGTTGACTGCTATGTCTAGAAGAATGACGAGGAACAAATGGATCGTTGGTTCGGTCATCGTGGCTCTCATTCTCGCCATCATTTTGATCATCTCATACAAGCTTTCTCATTGA